From the genome of Glycine max cultivar Williams 82 chromosome 2, Glycine_max_v4.0, whole genome shotgun sequence, one region includes:
- the LOC100527619 gene encoding uncharacterized protein LOC100527619: MDHFAAHEEQLASQRMRQKLEEVNVAAQTNLAPVQDYVNYTLQKAYFKCAYECFDRSKRQEEISSCVENCSIPLSNVQHTFDHEMAQFQERLNRSLMVCQDKYEAARLQKKNDAMNDLVSCADQSILESIKTLPHLANKLKASFGISDNGS; the protein is encoded by the exons ATGGATCATTTTGCAGCACATGAAGAGCAACTTGCTTCACAGAGAATGAGGCAGAAACTTGAAGAAGTAAATGTGGCTGCTCAAACTAATCTTGCCCCTGTCCAAGACTATGTCAATTATACACTCCAG AAAGCATATTTTAAGTGTGCATATGAGTGCTTTGATAGAAGCAAAAGGCAGGAAGAAATAAGCAGTTGTGTCGAAAATTGCAGTATTCCTCTTTCTAATGTGCAACATACATTTGATCATGAGATGGCACAGTTTCAG GAGAGGTTGAATAGATCTCTGATGGTGTGTCAAGATAAGTACGAGGCGGCTAGGCTACAGAAGAAAAATGATGCTATGAATGATTTGGTTTCCTGTGCTGACCAGTCAATCCTGGAAAGCATCAAGACGCTGCCACATCTTGCCAACAAGTTGAAAGCTTCCTTTGGAATTAGTGACAATGGCTCCTAG